One stretch of Cololabis saira isolate AMF1-May2022 chromosome 15, fColSai1.1, whole genome shotgun sequence DNA includes these proteins:
- the LOC133460764 gene encoding zinc finger protein 665-like translates to MEKEKDQDQDQDQDQDQDQQDQDQVSRGELGGFNSVRQSSNLVAAVSGPEARNTDTKNHKVKGRLKRYCCDQCKEVFITSSNLKIHKKTHTGDKPYSCDKCGAAFARQGDLTTHQRIHSGDKPYSCDQCGAAFTHKGTLTSHRRIHTGDKPYSCDQCGAAFARQSQLTRHQRIHSGEKPYRCDPCGVAFAQQGALARHLRIHTGDKPYRCDQCGKAFALQGVLTTHQRIHTGEKPYRCDQCGAAFARQVHLKTHQHIHTGEKPYRCDQCGAAFARQDHLTRHQRIHTGEKPYRCDQCGAAFSQQSGLISHQHIHTGDKPYRCDQCGVAFARKGDLTTHKRIHTGEKPYRCDQCGAAFADQGALTRHQRIHTGEKPYRCDQCGAAFADQGALMRHRRIHTGDKPYRCDQCGAAFADQGALTRHQRIHTGDKPYRCDQCEAAFARQDALTSHQRIHTGDKPYRCDQCEAAFARQDQFTKHQRIHIGDKSYRCDYCGKAFAEQGNLTSHQRIHTGDKSYRCDHCGKAFAQQSTLTSHQRVHTGDKPYKCDQCGAAFALQGHLTRHKRIHTE, encoded by the exons atggagaaggagaaagaccaggaccaggaccaggaccaggaccaggaccaggaccagcaggaccaggaccag GTTTCCAGAGGAGAGTTAGGAGGATTCAACTCCGTGAGGCAAAGCTCCAATCTTGTTGCAGCGGTCTCAGGACCTGAGGCCCGTAACACTGACACCAAG AATCATAAAGTCAAAGGAAGACTCAAAAGATACTGCTGTGACCAGTGCAAGGAAGTCTTTATTACTTCATCAAACCTGAAGATCCATAAGAAaactcacactggagataaaccgtacAGCTGTGATAAGTGTGgggcggcttttgcccggcaaggtgatttgacgactcaccaacgtattcactctggagacaagccttacagctgtgatcagtgtggagcggcttttaccCACAAAGGTACTCTAACGAGTCAccgacgtattcacactggagacaagccttacagctgtgatcagtgtggggcggcttttgcccggcaaaGTCAACTAAcgagacaccaacgtattcactctggagagaagccttacaggtgtgatccgTGTGGAGttgcttttgcccagcaaggtgcTCTAGCGAGACATctacgtattcacactggagacaagccttacaggtgtgatcagtgtggaaagGCTTTTGCCCTGCAAGGTGTGCTAACGAcacatcaacgtattcacactggggaaaagccttacagatgcgatcagtgtggagcggcttttgcccggcaagtTCATTTGAAGACTCACCAACAtattcacactggggaaaagccttacaggtgtgatcagtgtggggcagcttttgccCGGCAAGATCATTTGacgagacatcaacgtattcacactggggaaaagccttacagatgcgatcagtgtggagcggctttttcCCAGCAAAGTGGTCTAATTAGTCACCAacatattcacactggagacaagccttacagatgcgatcagtgtggagtggCTTTTGCCCGGAAAGGTGATTTGACAACTCacaaacgtattcacactggggaaaagccttacagatgcgatcagtgtggagcggcttttgccgacCAAGGTGCTCTAacgagacatcaacgtattcacactggggaaaagccttacagatgcgatcagtgtggagcggcttttgccgacCAAGGTGCTCTAATGAGACAtcgacgtattcacactggagacaagccgtacagatgcgatcagtgtggagcggcttttgccgacCAAGGTGCTCTAacgagacatcaacgtattcacactggagacaagccttacaggtgtgatcagtgtgaggcggcttttgcccggcaagatgctctaacgagtcaccaacgtattcacactggagacaagccttacagatgtgatcagtgtgaggcggcttttgcccggcaagaTCAATTTACGAaacatcaacgtattcacattGGAGACAAGTCTTACAGATGCGATTATTGTGGAAAGGCTTTTGCCGAGCAAGGTAATttgacgagtcaccaacgtattcacactggagacaagtcTTACAGATGCGATCATTGTGGAaaggcttttgcccagcaaagtACTCTAACGAGTCAtcaacgtgttcacactggagacaagccctacaaatgcgatcagtgtggagcggcttttgccctgCAAGGTCATTTGACGAGACATAAACGGATTCACACTGAataa